GACAGCGGATTATCGCGGTTGAGTATCGCGTAGAACATCGGCCAGATGCCGTCCGACGCGGCATAGACGGCTGTGCGATTGCCGAAGGCGTCACTGTCGTAGGATCGGCGTGGATCGAAGCGCTCGATCGAGGGATTGTTCGAGCCGTGGAGAACGTATCCGGCTTGCTCGGCGACGTAACAAAGAAACTGCCACTTCGGCGCGGCCAAGGTATAGGAAATCGGCTTGTCAGGCCCTTCGGCAACCGCGTCGGCGAGTAATGAGGAGAAGTCGGCCAGGGCCTTGTCGTCCGGGCTGAAGGGCGGCCGGGGCAGCCAATAGGAAGGGAGATTCACGACCTCAACCTATATACCGTGCTGCCCATATGAGTCCTTCAACCATCAGCTGTCGGAGTCGGAGAGCGGCAAGGCGAAGCCCTAGCTCGTGGGGGTGTCACCGTGCTCGATCGGGGCGCTCAACAGGTCGCTCGCCGACCGGTAGACCTTCGCCAGGGCGGTCATCAGGTGGCGGCGCTCGGTCTCGGTGAGATTTTCGGTGACCTTGTCCTCGATCAAGCGTCGTTCGGTCTCGATCGGCTCCTGCAGCGCGCGTCCTGCGTCGGTCAGCCACAGCCGGACCAGGCGGTTGTCCCGGTCGTCGCGGCGACGGGTGATCAGCCCGGCTTCGGCCATCCTCCCGGCCATTTTCACCACGGCGGGCGTCGTCACGTTCACCGCGGCGGCGATCTCTCCCGGTGTGCTGCCATCGCGTTCCCACAGCACCGCGAGCAGGTGGTTCTGTCCGAGGTGCAGGCCATGACGTTGCATGGCAGCCTCGGCCGCGGCCCGCAACGCCTTCGACGTCTTGCTGTGCAGGTCGAGGAACTCGGGCACCTGACAGCCTCCGATGCTCTGGGGGATCGGCCGATGGGGCCGCCGTTGACATGGAGATCGTTAACCGGTTAGCGTTTCGCCTCGAAAGTCGTTAACCCGTAAACGATCTGGGGCTTCCCATGCTACTCATCACCGGTGCCACCGGAAACGTCGGCCGCGAACTCGTCCACACACTCGACGCGATGGGCGTCGCATTCCGGATCTTGGTCCGTGACCCGGCTCGCACCGCCGACCTGCCCGAACGCGCTGAACGCGGGCTCGGCAACCTGGACAAGGCTGAAACGCTCACACCCGCATTCGACGGCGTGGACAAGCTGTTCCTGCTCACACCGGGGATCGGGCTCGACCACACGGCCCACGCTCTGACCGCCGCCAAGGCCGCAGGCGTGCAGCACATCGTGCACCTGTCCTCGTTCAACGTCCTCGGCGACCCGATGCCCGCCATGGGGCGCTGGCACCATGAACGGGAGGAACTCATCCGCGCCACGGGCATTACCGCCACGTTCCTACGACCCGGCGGCTTCATGACCAATGCCTTCGACTGGCTGCCCACCATCCGCGACGGGGGCTTCGTCCTCGACCCGGTCGGGCCTGGCCGGTACGCGCCGATCGATCCCGCGGACATCGCCGCCGTCGCCGCCCTCGCCCTCACCGAGGACGGTCACCAGGGCGAGGAGTACGTCATCACCGGAGAAGAACTGCTCACCATCGCCGAGCAGGTCCGGATCCTCGCCGCCGCGGCCGGCCGGGACATCGAGGTACGTACGGTGGCCACACCAGCAGAGGCCGTCCGCTCCCGCTTCCCCAACGGAGCGCCTCCCGCGCTCGCTGACGCCATCATCGAGGGATTCACCCTCATGCGCGCAGACACCGTCGGGTTCCGTACGGACACCGTGCATCGACTGCTGGGGCGCAGACCGAAGACCTTCGCCGACTGGTGTGCTCGCAACGCCCATGCATTCCGGCTTCCCGCCACGGCCTGACTGGTAGGAACATTTCCCTGCACCAGATGGGTCAGAGGCGGCGAGTGGTGGCGGGCAGGAGGAGCGGGGAGGCGAAGCGGCAGATCTCTTCGGCCGCGTCGAACTCCTGGGTGGTCGGTTCGGACCACTCGGGACTGACGGGCGCTCCAGGCCAGGCGTGGCCACCGCCGAGGACCGTCCAGGCCGCCACCTGGGTGCCGCCGACGCCGCCGACCATGGTCATACGGGTGGAGGACGCGGTGTCGTGGGTCTTTGCGGAGCCGGGCGGGCACCGGTCGATCGCCGTCCAGTGCTCTGCGGTCTCCTGGAGAGACAGCGTACGGCCGCGTAGTTCACCGTTCGGGCCCCGCCGCCGGGAGCTGCCGCCCTCGATGGGCGCGAGCCGGTCGGCCGTGCCGTGGATCAGCAACGCCGAGACGGCATAAGCCGGCCGCAGGTCACGCAGCGCGGCGGGCAGCGTGCCCGCGACGGCCGCCAGCACGGCCACCTGGTCACCGGCCGTCAGGGCCAGCCGGTGGGCCATGAAGGCGCCATTGGAAGCGCCCGCCACCACGGTCCGATCCGGCGCGGTGCCGTACCGGTCGGCTGCGTGGTCGATCAGCGCCCGCAGGAACGCGACGTCATCCACCCCCGCCTCCTCCGCGCTGGTGACGCCCCGGCCGTCGGCCCAGCAGCCGCCGTGGCCATCGGGATAGGCGATCATCCAGCCCAGGGCCTCCGCCTGTTTGTCGAAGGTGGTCCACTCACGCATCATCCAGCCGCCGGCCTCCGGGTGGTTGCCGTGCAGCACCAGTACGAGAGGCTGCGGACCGTCACCCGAGGCAACGCGCGGCAGCCGGAT
The nucleotide sequence above comes from Nonomuraea helvata. Encoded proteins:
- a CDS encoding alpha/beta hydrolase-fold protein, with amino-acid sequence MTNDGAAITGELTIGGRVRGFTIRLPRVASGDGPQPLVLVLHGNHPEAGGWMMREWTTFDKQAEALGWMIAYPDGHGGCWADGRGVTSAEEAGVDDVAFLRALIDHAADRYGTAPDRTVVAGASNGAFMAHRLALTAGDQVAVLAAVAGTLPAALRDLRPAYAVSALLIHGTADRLAPIEGGSSRRRGPNGELRGRTLSLQETAEHWTAIDRCPPGSAKTHDTASSTRMTMVGGVGGTQVAAWTVLGGGHAWPGAPVSPEWSEPTTQEFDAAEEICRFASPLLLPATTRRL
- a CDS encoding NAD(P)H-binding protein gives rise to the protein MLLITGATGNVGRELVHTLDAMGVAFRILVRDPARTADLPERAERGLGNLDKAETLTPAFDGVDKLFLLTPGIGLDHTAHALTAAKAAGVQHIVHLSSFNVLGDPMPAMGRWHHEREELIRATGITATFLRPGGFMTNAFDWLPTIRDGGFVLDPVGPGRYAPIDPADIAAVAALALTEDGHQGEEYVITGEELLTIAEQVRILAAAAGRDIEVRTVATPAEAVRSRFPNGAPPALADAIIEGFTLMRADTVGFRTDTVHRLLGRRPKTFADWCARNAHAFRLPATA
- a CDS encoding MarR family winged helix-turn-helix transcriptional regulator, with translation MPEFLDLHSKTSKALRAAAEAAMQRHGLHLGQNHLLAVLWERDGSTPGEIAAAVNVTTPAVVKMAGRMAEAGLITRRRDDRDNRLVRLWLTDAGRALQEPIETERRLIEDKVTENLTETERRHLMTALAKVYRSASDLLSAPIEHGDTPTS